From the genome of Burkholderiales bacterium:
CACCCGTCCCACCCATTTCGAATACAACGGTGTGCGTTTCGCCCAGGACAATCTGAACATCTTCGCCGGCCTCTGCGCGGTGGATACGCGGGAACACGTGGAACTCATGCTCCGCGCCCTGCACGCCCAGGGTCTGGTCTGCACCCGCATGGGCGCCTACAAGCCCCGCACCAGCCCCTATTCCTTCCAGGGTCACGGCAAGGCCTGCCTGCCCTATGTCTTCGAGCTGGCGGGCAAATACGGCATCAAGGTGATCGCCATGGAGGTCACCCATGAGTCCCATGTCGAGGAAATCCGTGAGGCGCTGCACCTCACCGGCCATCCCACGGGCATCATGCTGCAGATCGGCACCCGCAACACGCAGAATTTCGAGCTGCTGAAGGCGGTGGGGCGGCAGCAGGAATTTCCGGTGCTGCTCAAGCGGGGTTTTGGCATCACCCTCGACGAATCCCTCAACGCCGCCGAATACCTCGCCTCCGAAGGCAACCGCAAGGTCGTTTTCGGGCTGCGGGGGATGAAGACCAACATGGGCGATCCCCACCGCAACTTCGTCGATTTCGCCCATGTGCCGGTGGTCAAACGCTTAACCCGCATGCCGGTGTGCATTGATCCGTCCCATTCCGTGGGCTCCCGCGCCGCCGACCCGGACGGCATTCTCGACATCTTCCATGTCACCGCCCAGGGCGTGATTGCCGGCGCCAACATGATCCTGGTGGACTTCCACCCGGCCCCCGCCAAAGCCCTCGTGGACGGGCCCCAGGCCCTCACCCTGGAGGAACTGCCCCGCTTTGTCGAGGATGTGACCATTGCCCGCGAGGCTTATGAGAAGCGGCGCGCCCTTGCCCGCTGCAGGTGACCCCCATGGCAGCCAAATCGTCTCTACCCCTGCTCAGCAAACGCACTTTGAGCCTCGCGGCGGCGCGCCGAATTTCCGCCGCCGCCGAAGGCTTCGCCCGCCGCCGCGGCTGGAACGTGGTCATCGCCATCGTCGATGACGGCGGCCACCTTCTCCACCTCGTGCGCATGGACGGCACGCAGATCGGAAGCATCCAAGTCGCCCAGGCCAAGGCGCGTACGGCCCTTGCCTTCAAACGGCCGAGCAAGGCGTGGGAGGAAGCCCTGGCCGGCGGCCGCCGCGCCGTGCTGGGTCTGCCTGGCGTCACGCCCGTGGAGGGGGGACTGCCCCTGGTGGTGGATGGCGAGATCGTGGGCGCCATCGGTGTGAGCGGGGTCACCTCGGAGCAGGATGGATTGATCGCACGGGCGGGGGCGGCGCGGCTTGCCCGCTGAGGGTGCCATTGCTTCCAGCGCATGGGAGCCGCGGCTCCCTGAAACCTGCGTGGGACGGGGCAACGCCCCCGCGATTTCCCCTCAGCGACGTGGGCGTGGCTCGAAGGAGCGGATCATGGGCAGCATCGCCTGATAGGGCAGATCATCGAGGCTGCCGTGGCGGGAAAGAGCCCCACGCAACAGGGCCGCCACGTTTCCCGTCTCCTGCGGCCCTTCCCCCACCGCCTCGCCAAGGCCCGCCAGCCCCCCGCACTGCAGCTTCAGTTCCTTCGCATGGGGGAGGGGATCGTCCGGGTGCGCCACCTTGAGGACGAACATGGCGGCCCGCTTGAGCCGCTCCTTGAATCCCGCGCAAAGGGCGTGGGCCGCCTGGTCGCGACAGCCCACCGCCTCCCGTTCGGCAATGTTGCGTCGCACAGCCATTTCGCAATCCACACACCGCCTGAGCATCCCCCGCTCGAAGACACATTGCAGGGGATTGACCTCGCGGTAGGTCTCCCGGTAGGCGTTTTCGTCATACATGGCGAGGGAAGGCGCCGCCCTCAGTAATCGTCACCGATGCGGGGGGGCGCCTCGCGCACCTGAGACAGCAGGTCCTCCGCCACCAGTTCGTTCTCCGCGAAGATCACCTTGATCACCGTTCCTTCCGACAGATTCTGGGTTGCCCGCTGCTGTTTGGCAAAAGCACTCGCTTCCTTGAACACGTCGAAGACGCAGAGTTTTTCCAGACGGCGGATGGGCAGGTTTTCGATCCGGTACACAAAGTAAGGCATGCTGCCTCCGTTGGGTTGCAATGGGTCACTGTCCGCTTTGTCCTTCCCCCTGCGCCAGGCGGTACTCCACATAGCGGGCGACACCTTCCTCCACGGTGAGGAACGGTTCCGTATAGCCCACATTGCGCAGACGGGAGATGTCCGCCTCGGTGAAGCTCTGATATTTACCTTTGAGCGCCTCGGGGAAAGGAATGTACTCAATGATACCCCGGCTTTGCAGCTCCGCCAGGGTCAGCGGTGCCTCCCCCCGCGCGCGGCGGCAGGCATTGATGGTGGCAACAGCCACGTCGTTGAAGGTCTGCGAGCGGCCGGTGCCGACATTGAAAATTCCCGAATACTCGGGATGGTCGAGGAAGTAGAGATTGACCTTGACCACGTCCTCGACGGAGATGAAATCCCGTCGCTGCTCGCCATTTCCGTAGCCGCCGCTGCCTTCGAACAGCCTCACCCGACCTTCGCTCATGTACTGGTTGAAGAAGTGAAAGGCCACCGAGGCCATGCGGCCCTTGTGTTGTTCCCGCGGCCCATAGACGTTGAAATAGCGGAAGCCCACCACCTGGCTGGTGAGATGGTGCCAGTGGCGGCGCAAATACTGGTCGAAGAGAAATTTGGAGTAGCCGTACACATTGAGCGGGGCCTCGAACTGGCGCTCTTCGCGGAAAATCAGGCCGCTGCCGTAGACGCTGGCGGAAGAAGCGTAAAGCAAGGGAATGTCCTCCGCCTGGCAGTGCTCGAAGAGGGTGACCGTGTAGCGGTAATTGTTGTCCATCATGTAACGGCCAT
Proteins encoded in this window:
- a CDS encoding heme-binding protein, whose amino-acid sequence is MAAKSSLPLLSKRTLSLAAARRISAAAEGFARRRGWNVVIAIVDDGGHLLHLVRMDGTQIGSIQVAQAKARTALAFKRPSKAWEEALAGGRRAVLGLPGVTPVEGGLPLVVDGEIVGAIGVSGVTSEQDGLIARAGAARLAR
- the rfaD gene encoding ADP-glyceromanno-heptose 6-epimerase, whose protein sequence is MYYIVTGAAGFIGANLVKALNERGETNIICVDNLSRADKFRNLVDCEIADYIDKQDFLDMLLDGAWEGEIAAVLHEGACSDTMETDGRYMMDNNYRYTVTLFEHCQAEDIPLLYASSASVYGSGLIFREERQFEAPLNVYGYSKFLFDQYLRRHWHHLTSQVVGFRYFNVYGPREQHKGRMASVAFHFFNQYMSEGRVRLFEGSGGYGNGEQRRDFISVEDVVKVNLYFLDHPEYSGIFNVGTGRSQTFNDVAVATINACRRARGEAPLTLAELQSRGIIEYIPFPEALKGKYQSFTEADISRLRNVGYTEPFLTVEEGVARYVEYRLAQGEGQSGQ